A portion of the Ralstonia nicotianae genome contains these proteins:
- a CDS encoding methyl-accepting chemotaxis protein yields the protein MTRLKIGLRLGVAFGFVVLLGLLTAALAVARLNATSGDIEQIASSLYPKTALINTMKINAASMASLLRDAWIAPDAAAAKVPLQKLMELRDVSVKLRDDLQKRIRTQSGQDLFKRLQDTQERYGALRARVIAAINAGDKEAARDLLLTEMPAVQSTYFDALDALVAYQTQLMVDTTGRALTASERAAILLLVMAAAAAVLAVFAGVWITRSIVRPLDQALHLADNVAQGDLSTRIDSRAADETGQLVRALESMRANLATIVQEVHESTDTIATASGQVAAGSTDLSSRTEQQAASLEETAASMTELTETVRRNADNAREASTLATAAASVATDGQAAIGRLNDTMHRMHEDSGKIADITGVIEGIAFQTNILALNAAVEAARAGEQGRGFAVVAGEVRSLAQRASAAAKEIKQLIERSVSGMHEGKEATRAVGTTIDRIETEIGRVAQIVVTIADASEEQRSNIEHVGQAVQQMDEVTQQNAALVEQAAAAAQSLEEQAAQLKTSVAVFRLAQAPSAW from the coding sequence ATGACCCGCTTGAAGATCGGGCTCAGGCTTGGCGTGGCATTCGGCTTTGTGGTCTTGCTGGGGTTGCTGACGGCGGCGCTGGCCGTCGCACGGCTCAACGCCACCAGCGGCGACATCGAACAGATCGCCAGCAGCCTCTATCCGAAGACGGCCCTGATCAACACCATGAAGATCAACGCCGCCAGCATGGCCTCGCTGCTGCGCGACGCCTGGATCGCGCCGGATGCCGCGGCCGCCAAGGTGCCGCTGCAGAAGCTGATGGAGCTGCGTGACGTCAGCGTGAAGCTGCGTGACGATCTGCAGAAGCGGATCCGTACCCAATCCGGCCAGGACCTGTTCAAGCGGCTGCAGGACACGCAGGAGCGCTACGGCGCCCTGCGCGCCCGCGTCATCGCCGCCATCAACGCCGGCGACAAGGAAGCGGCGCGAGACCTCCTGCTGACCGAGATGCCCGCCGTGCAGTCGACCTACTTCGATGCGCTCGACGCCCTGGTCGCGTATCAGACGCAACTCATGGTGGACACCACGGGCCGCGCGCTCACCGCGTCCGAGCGCGCGGCCATCCTGCTGCTCGTCATGGCGGCGGCGGCGGCCGTGCTGGCGGTCTTCGCGGGGGTGTGGATCACCCGCTCGATCGTCCGGCCGCTGGACCAGGCCTTGCACCTGGCGGACAACGTGGCCCAGGGCGACCTGTCGACCCGCATCGATTCGCGCGCCGCCGACGAGACCGGCCAGCTGGTGCGCGCGCTCGAATCGATGCGCGCGAACCTCGCCACGATCGTGCAGGAAGTGCATGAGAGCACGGACACCATCGCGACCGCCTCCGGGCAGGTGGCCGCCGGCAGCACCGACCTGTCGTCGCGGACCGAGCAGCAGGCCGCCTCGCTGGAGGAGACCGCCGCCAGCATGACCGAGCTCACCGAAACCGTCCGCCGCAACGCGGACAACGCCCGGGAAGCCAGCACGCTGGCCACGGCAGCGGCCAGCGTGGCCACCGACGGGCAGGCCGCCATCGGCCGCCTCAACGACACCATGCACCGCATGCACGAAGACTCCGGCAAGATCGCCGACATCACGGGCGTGATCGAGGGCATTGCCTTCCAGACCAACATCCTCGCCCTCAATGCCGCCGTGGAAGCGGCCCGCGCCGGCGAACAGGGGCGCGGCTTCGCGGTGGTGGCCGGCGAGGTCCGCAGCCTGGCGCAGCGCGCCTCGGCGGCGGCCAAGGAGATCAAGCAGCTGATCGAGCGCTCGGTCAGCGGCATGCATGAAGGCAAGGAGGCCACGCGGGCCGTCGGCACCACCATCGACCGCATCGAGACCGAAATCGGCCGCGTGGCGCAGATCGTCGTGACCATCGCCGATGCATCGGAAGAGCAGCGCAGCAACATCGAGCATGTCGGCCAGGCCGTCCAGCAGATGGACGAGGTCACGCAGCAGAACGCGGCGCTGGTCGAGCAGGCCGCCGCCGCGGCGCAGTCGCTGGAAGAGCAGGCCGCGCAGCTGAAGACCTCCGTGGCGGTGTTCCGGCTGGCGCAGGCGCCGTCGGCCTGGTGA
- a CDS encoding lytic transglycosylase domain-containing protein — MPARNPARAAARRWAMLAVALLACLPPNGKADCIDDAAAYHDVNPQVLRAIGYQESRLNPQARNLNRNGSEDLGMFQINSIHLPELSRYGIGRQMLFDPCVSAYVAAWHLSRKIRQHGNNWWAIGAYHSESPEHNGVYARAVEGILNRKQPLARSARPSALPAPADGNTVLVTNSAAARPMHAITTRRAPPSASAPSAAKLTGADTPEDDRWLDSMLVSLNRSASLRERFAR, encoded by the coding sequence ATGCCAGCGCGTAATCCGGCCCGGGCCGCCGCGCGGCGCTGGGCGATGCTCGCCGTTGCCCTGCTGGCCTGCCTGCCGCCCAACGGCAAGGCCGATTGCATCGACGATGCCGCCGCCTACCACGACGTCAATCCGCAGGTCCTGCGCGCCATCGGCTACCAGGAGTCGCGCCTGAATCCGCAGGCGCGCAACCTCAATCGCAACGGCAGCGAAGACCTCGGCATGTTCCAGATCAACTCGATCCACCTGCCGGAACTCTCCCGCTACGGCATCGGCCGCCAGATGCTGTTCGATCCGTGCGTCAGCGCTTATGTCGCCGCGTGGCACCTGTCGCGCAAGATCAGGCAGCACGGCAACAACTGGTGGGCCATCGGCGCCTACCATTCGGAGTCGCCCGAGCACAACGGCGTCTACGCCCGCGCCGTCGAGGGCATCCTCAACCGCAAGCAGCCGCTGGCCCGCTCGGCGCGGCCGTCGGCGCTGCCCGCGCCTGCCGACGGCAACACGGTGCTGGTGACGAACAGCGCCGCGGCCCGCCCGATGCATGCGATCACGACGCGGCGCGCGCCGCCTTCGGCATCCGCCCCGTCCGCCGCCAAGCTCACCGGCGCGGATACCCCCGAAGACGACCGCTGGCTCGACAGCATGCTGGTCAGCCTCAACCGCAGCGCCAGCCTGCGCGAACGCTTCGCCCGATAG
- a CDS encoding leucine-rich repeat domain-containing protein codes for MQSLTGIATSPSDPTAQEPAQAEPAAAPSSLVARLSRALRRALRRVRPVPAGHANPAPVAARAHTTIMPRHERRPAAEPSRAQHQMRADAARAAQRLQQPAGGLHAHHARGTVPFADGNRWMAVCDAVAGWQQEMVRRVSRYSGPLLPDANRPTEQGLALAATRMLLAMQQKSRHLVLDSIPVMRLPSALCNAEQVEVLTVHDCDVFEWPASGGLPPNLCSLHFSRNRRLTAIPGRMGQLQQLRELVILDSPLRALPTAVSQLPQLERLVLQGSDLRIVPVELGALQRLQTLTLASSRLLTQLPTSLGQLQRLRQLNLRGNPVLPALPETVGQLSVLESLDLRENTGMTTLPRSLGSLRRLRHLDCSGMTALTALPADLGACTSLRTLRLRDCVALRTLPATLGGLKRLTHLDLRGCVGLTDLPEALRSLPATCRIDVPPHLAERLVQRRRTVAQAPSVPLPNPGEGADWGRLLQNWRTRLGLYDTEYGSDAFRIWVERSANAAMPDEVRSRRDARRLGFLVDGLCNSATLRCLVFQRAHERYALGHLDDEGLAIPELMALLTEECVRNGPSFADRAATLMRHEAWSSLLEGATGNDFIGEAVEVLADTLPQIYADRHGMPIDGDTVLPVQRQAAAAQVWLPATPTIH; via the coding sequence ATGCAATCGCTCACCGGTATTGCCACCTCGCCTTCTGATCCGACCGCGCAAGAGCCGGCCCAGGCAGAACCGGCGGCTGCGCCGTCTTCGCTGGTCGCCCGCCTGTCACGCGCATTGAGGCGCGCGCTGCGGCGCGTGCGACCGGTGCCGGCAGGGCACGCGAACCCGGCACCCGTGGCGGCGCGGGCACACACGACGATCATGCCGCGGCACGAGCGCCGGCCGGCGGCCGAGCCGTCGCGCGCCCAGCACCAGATGCGTGCCGATGCCGCGCGCGCCGCGCAGCGCCTGCAGCAGCCGGCGGGCGGGCTCCACGCGCATCATGCGCGGGGCACCGTACCGTTCGCCGACGGCAACCGCTGGATGGCGGTCTGCGATGCCGTGGCCGGCTGGCAGCAGGAAATGGTGCGCCGGGTCAGCCGCTACAGCGGTCCGCTGCTGCCCGATGCCAATCGTCCGACAGAACAGGGACTCGCGCTGGCGGCCACGCGCATGCTGCTCGCCATGCAGCAGAAGAGCCGGCACCTGGTGCTGGACAGCATTCCCGTGATGCGCCTGCCGAGCGCGCTGTGCAATGCCGAGCAGGTCGAAGTGCTGACCGTGCACGACTGCGATGTCTTCGAGTGGCCGGCCTCGGGCGGATTGCCGCCCAACCTGTGCTCGCTGCATTTCTCGCGCAACCGGCGCCTGACCGCGATTCCGGGCAGGATGGGCCAGCTCCAGCAACTGCGCGAGCTCGTCATCCTCGATTCGCCGCTGCGCGCGTTGCCCACCGCGGTGTCGCAGTTGCCGCAGCTGGAGCGCCTCGTGCTGCAGGGCTCGGACCTGCGCATCGTGCCGGTGGAACTGGGCGCCCTGCAGCGGCTGCAGACCCTCACGCTGGCCAGCAGCCGGCTGCTGACGCAGCTGCCGACCAGCCTGGGCCAGCTGCAGCGGCTGCGCCAACTGAACCTGCGCGGCAATCCGGTGCTGCCCGCGCTGCCGGAGACCGTGGGCCAGCTGTCGGTGCTGGAGTCGCTGGACCTGCGCGAGAACACCGGCATGACCACGCTGCCGCGCTCGCTCGGTTCGCTGCGCCGGCTGCGCCACCTGGACTGTTCGGGCATGACGGCGCTGACCGCGCTGCCCGCCGACCTCGGCGCCTGCACATCGCTGCGCACGCTGCGCCTGCGCGATTGCGTCGCGCTGCGCACGCTGCCGGCCACGCTGGGCGGCCTGAAGCGGCTCACCCATCTCGATCTGCGCGGCTGCGTCGGCCTGACCGATCTGCCCGAGGCCCTGCGCAGCCTGCCCGCGACCTGCCGCATTGATGTGCCGCCGCATCTGGCGGAGCGCCTGGTCCAACGCCGGCGCACTGTCGCGCAGGCACCGTCCGTGCCGCTGCCGAACCCGGGCGAGGGCGCGGACTGGGGACGCCTGCTCCAGAACTGGCGCACGCGACTGGGTCTCTACGACACCGAATACGGCAGCGATGCCTTCCGCATCTGGGTGGAGCGCTCGGCCAATGCCGCCATGCCGGACGAGGTCCGTTCACGCCGCGATGCCCGCCGGCTCGGCTTCCTGGTCGATGGGCTGTGCAATTCCGCCACGCTGCGCTGCCTGGTCTTCCAGCGCGCCCACGAGCGTTACGCCCTGGGGCACCTGGACGACGAGGGGCTGGCGATCCCGGAGCTGATGGCCTTGCTGACGGAGGAGTGCGTGCGCAACGGCCCGTCGTTCGCCGATCGGGCGGCCACGCTGATGCGTCACGAAGCCTGGTCCTCGCTGCTGGAGGGCGCCACGGGCAACGACTTCATCGGCGAGGCCGTGGAGGTGCTGGCGGACACCCTGCCGCAGATCTACGCCGATCGCCACGGCATGCCCATCGACGGCGATACCGTGCTCCCCGTCCAGCGGCAGGCCGCGGCGGCGCAGGTATGGTTGCCGGCCACGCCGACGATCCACTGA
- a CDS encoding winged helix-turn-helix transcriptional regulator codes for MEATTAQAVELPRRPEHGTPPPESCRLVLEILSRIGDKWTVMVIGTLADGPMRFNAILRAISGISHRMLTLTLRGLEQDGLVKRTAYATIPPKVEYELTELGLSLIEPLRALGDWAVRNRPAIAAARAHFASLTAAQ; via the coding sequence GTGGAAGCCACAACAGCGCAGGCAGTCGAATTGCCCCGGAGACCGGAACACGGCACACCGCCGCCCGAGTCGTGCCGCCTGGTGCTGGAGATCCTGAGCCGCATCGGCGACAAGTGGACGGTCATGGTCATCGGCACGCTGGCGGACGGGCCGATGCGCTTCAACGCGATCCTGCGCGCCATCAGCGGCATTTCCCACCGGATGCTGACGCTGACCCTGCGCGGCCTCGAGCAGGACGGGCTGGTCAAGCGCACGGCCTACGCGACGATTCCGCCGAAGGTCGAATACGAACTCACCGAACTGGGCCTGTCGCTGATCGAACCGCTGCGCGCGCTCGGTGACTGGGCCGTCCGGAACCGCCCCGCCATCGCGGCGGCACGGGCGCACTTTGCGTCCTTGACGGCAGCGCAGTAG
- a CDS encoding SDR family oxidoreductase: MEIGVSGASGQLGKAVLAELAARGAGHRVVGISRTPERVPAPAQGRLGDYDRAETLLQAYRGLDRLLLIPSADLGPGVRGRQFTAAIDAAVRAGVKHIVMVSTAGTRELAEPALGAAYWVGEQHLVKTAPRWTILRMNYYAESFAQQAPMFLGSGILPGLGENRVAFVSRDDVAAAAAGILLGEGHAGAIYNATGPVALSGAQRAALVAELSGKPLRFAVSDEAPLRQGLAQAGLPGGFVDAVIDIEKSFVAGAFDVVTGDVARLAGREPRALRTLLADSLRPAVADA; the protein is encoded by the coding sequence ATGGAAATCGGTGTCAGCGGTGCGAGCGGGCAGCTCGGCAAGGCAGTCCTGGCGGAACTGGCGGCGCGCGGAGCCGGCCATCGCGTGGTCGGAATCTCGCGCACGCCGGAGCGCGTTCCGGCGCCCGCGCAAGGGCGGCTCGGCGACTACGACCGCGCCGAGACGCTCCTGCAGGCCTACCGCGGCCTCGATCGCCTGCTGCTGATCCCGAGCGCCGATCTGGGCCCGGGCGTGCGCGGCCGGCAGTTCACGGCGGCGATCGACGCGGCGGTCCGGGCGGGCGTGAAGCACATTGTGATGGTGTCGACGGCGGGCACGCGCGAGCTGGCCGAGCCGGCGCTCGGCGCGGCCTACTGGGTGGGCGAGCAGCACCTGGTGAAGACGGCGCCGCGATGGACGATCCTGCGCATGAATTACTACGCCGAGTCGTTTGCCCAGCAAGCGCCGATGTTCCTCGGCTCGGGGATCCTGCCGGGGCTGGGCGAAAACCGCGTCGCCTTCGTTTCTCGGGACGACGTGGCGGCCGCGGCGGCGGGGATCCTGCTCGGCGAAGGGCATGCCGGCGCCATCTACAACGCGACCGGGCCGGTGGCGCTGAGCGGTGCGCAGCGGGCGGCCCTGGTGGCCGAACTGTCGGGCAAGCCGCTGCGCTTCGCCGTGTCCGATGAGGCGCCGCTGCGCCAGGGGCTGGCGCAGGCGGGCCTTCCCGGCGGCTTCGTCGACGCCGTGATCGACATCGAGAAGAGCTTCGTCGCCGGCGCGTTCGATGTCGTCACGGGCGATGTGGCGCGCCTGGCCGGACGCGAGCCGCGCGCGCTGCGGACGCTGCTGGCCGACAGCCTGCGCCCGGCCGTGGCGGATGCCTAG
- a CDS encoding nicotinate phosphoribosyltransferase has translation MQNDLPGLSAILSNPILNTDSYKASHYLQYPAGTSAMFSYVESRGGRYDRTVFFGLQMLAKEYLCRPITPAMIDAARGFFAAHGEPFNEAGWRYIVARYDGYLPVRIRAVPEGSVVPNHNVLMTVECDDPEVFWLASYLETMLLRAWYPITVATQSWHLRQLVRRYLEQTSDDPGQLPFKVHDFGARGVSSAESSAIGGAAHLVSFMGSDTVLGVAAANLYYNAQMAAFSVPAAEHSTITAWGRAGEADAYRNMLRQFGKPGAIVSVVSDSYDLFAALRLWGGELRQAVIDSGATLVVRPDSGDPRSIVLQTVRALDASFGATVNGKGYRVLNHVRVIQGDGINAASIEAILAALEAAGYAADNIVFGMGGALLQQLNRDTQRFAMKCSAVRVDGAWREVCKDPVTDAGKRSKKGRLTLLRNRVSGEYATATLPLAWDDRRIEGEWEDALVTVFENGRLLQDVSLDAVRARAQAHELAPALVD, from the coding sequence ATGCAAAACGATCTGCCCGGCCTGTCGGCCATCCTGTCCAATCCGATCCTCAATACGGATTCGTACAAGGCTTCCCACTACCTGCAGTATCCGGCCGGCACGTCGGCCATGTTTTCCTACGTCGAGTCGCGCGGCGGCCGCTATGACCGCACCGTGTTCTTCGGGCTACAGATGCTGGCGAAGGAATACCTGTGCCGCCCCATCACGCCGGCCATGATCGACGCGGCGCGCGGGTTCTTCGCCGCGCACGGCGAGCCGTTCAACGAAGCCGGCTGGCGCTACATCGTCGCACGCTACGACGGCTACCTGCCGGTGCGCATCCGCGCGGTGCCGGAGGGCAGCGTGGTGCCCAACCACAACGTGCTGATGACGGTCGAGTGCGACGACCCCGAGGTGTTCTGGCTCGCGTCGTATCTCGAGACGATGTTGCTGCGCGCGTGGTATCCGATCACGGTGGCGACGCAGAGCTGGCACCTGCGTCAGCTGGTGCGCCGCTACCTGGAGCAGACCAGCGACGACCCCGGCCAGCTGCCGTTCAAGGTGCACGACTTCGGCGCGCGCGGCGTGTCGAGCGCGGAGTCGTCGGCCATCGGCGGGGCGGCGCACCTGGTCAGCTTCATGGGGTCGGACACCGTGCTGGGCGTGGCGGCGGCCAATCTGTACTACAACGCGCAGATGGCCGCCTTCTCGGTGCCGGCCGCCGAGCACAGCACCATCACCGCGTGGGGCAGGGCGGGCGAGGCCGACGCCTACCGCAACATGCTGCGCCAGTTCGGCAAGCCGGGCGCGATCGTCTCGGTGGTGTCCGATTCGTACGACCTGTTCGCCGCGCTGCGCCTATGGGGCGGCGAGCTGCGGCAGGCGGTGATCGATTCCGGCGCCACGCTGGTGGTGCGCCCCGATTCGGGCGATCCGCGCAGCATCGTGCTGCAGACGGTGCGCGCGCTCGATGCGTCGTTCGGGGCCACCGTCAACGGCAAGGGCTACCGCGTGCTCAACCATGTGCGCGTGATCCAGGGCGACGGCATCAACGCCGCGTCGATCGAGGCGATCCTGGCCGCGCTGGAGGCCGCGGGTTATGCGGCGGACAACATCGTCTTCGGTATGGGGGGTGCCCTGCTGCAGCAGCTCAACCGCGATACCCAGCGCTTCGCCATGAAGTGCTCGGCGGTGCGGGTGGACGGCGCCTGGCGCGAGGTCTGCAAGGACCCGGTCACCGATGCCGGCAAGCGCTCGAAGAAGGGCCGCCTGACCTTGCTGCGCAACCGCGTGTCCGGCGAGTACGCGACGGCCACGCTGCCGCTCGCCTGGGACGACCGCCGGATCGAAGGGGAATGGGAGGACGCCCTGGTGACGGTGTTCGAAAACGGCCGCCTGTTGCAGGACGTGTCGCTGGACGCCGTGCGGGCACGCGCCCAGGCACACGAGCTGGCGCCGGCGCTCGTCGACTGA